The region GCTCTGCGGGGCCGCCCCCGAGCTGAGCGAGCGGATCACGCGACTGGCGAACAGCATGGCCAGCCAGCGAGGTGTGGAGGTACCCGACGGGCTTGGACACCTCGTGGTCGGCGGACGTGATCTCGGTGCCGTCCGCGAGTTTCGTGCGGGCGGGGAGTCGACCGTCGAGGTGACGACGCCCGCAGCGCGCGGCGAGGGGGCGTCGATTGGTGCTCGGCAGATCGCCGAGGGCCTGCTGCTGGTGAGCCAGGCGGACGTCCCGCTGACCCCGGCGTCGGAGGCGGCCATCCGGAACCTTCTGGGTACTGCCGGTTCGGGTGCCGGTGCCGGTGGTGCCGGCGGCACCACTGCTCTCGCGGGCGCCGAAGGTAGCGCCGTCGCCACCGGTGTGGCCGGGACGGCACCCGCGCGAATCGCCGTCAGTCTCGCCGTACGCGTACCGGTCGTCGGTGTGGCGTTCCTGGTCGGCCTGCTCGGCCCGTACGCCGTGGGGTGGGCGATCGTCCATGCCGAGGAGGTCGACAAGGCGTTGAAGGAGTACGGCGGCACGTTGCCCCCGGGCGGCGGGCTGGCGCAACCCGAGGTGGACACGATGTCGGGCAGCGCGCCGTCATCCGCGCCGCAGGGTCAGCGAGAACATCAGGACGGTGGCGACGACTGCCGCGACTGCAAGCCGGGTGCCGACCCTCTCTACGGGCCGCTGGACGATCTCGGGCGGGCCACCGGCGTACGAGCGATCCTCAAAGGGCGTACCTGGAGCGGGCAGGAACCACAGGACGACCCGGCTGGTTTCGTCACCGGGATATCCGGTACGGCGGAGGGCGGCCAGCAGGCCCGCGCCCACCTGCTCGCCAAGGTACTCGGCGGCAACGGCGGCGCGCGGAACCTGGTCACCTTCGGCCAGGCCGAGAACGTGAAGATGTACGAGCAGCTTGAGTCACGGGTGGAGGAACACCTGACGCTCTTCCCCGAGCACTGCGTCGAGTTCGTCTCCACCCCGCAGTATCCCGGCCGGATTCTCTCCGCTTCGCTGATCCACCTTTTCGCCCGCGATCTCTGCACCGGGCAGGTCATCGTGAACGAGCCGGCATACAACCGCAGCCTGCACTGATCGGCCGAATTCGCCGCTTCAGGGTCTCATCGCTGGTGATGTGTAGATCGTGGGGACACGGAATCTGGCGAGCCAGGTGGTCAGGCGTTGCGCTTCGGTGTCGAGCAGGCGTTGCTCGGCTGCCGCGATCGGCTCCACCAGCCGTACGTTCACGGTGCCGGTATCGTCCTGTACCCAGCAGCCGACGGCCCTGCCGTTGACCCAGGCGGTGGTGCCGGCGTTGCCACGTCGCTCGAAGAGCAGGTCGCGGTGCGGGCCGAGAAAGAAGCCTCGCTCCTGCCAGCCCATCACGGTCGGGTCGAGTACGGGCAGCAGTGCCGCCCACGGTCCGGGGTCCGGCACCCGGTCGAGGTCGTCGGGCAGCAGCCAGCCGATCTGGCCGGAGTCCAGCGTGACCGGCACCGCCGCGAGGTCGGCGAGGGCTTTGCGGGCGATGGTCTTGGTGGTACCGAGCCACCAGACGAGGTCGTCCTCGGTGCCGGGGCCGAACAAGTACAGCCAGCGGCGCACGATCTCGCGGTATCCCTCGGTGGCGGTCACCGGGTCGGGCAGGTCACCGAGCCAGTGGCGCATCAGGGTCCACCGGGGCCGGGAGGTGGACCAGCCGGCGGTGTTGGTGCCGCGCACGACGTCGGCGGTGAGGCCGAGGTGGGTCAGCACCCGTGATGCCGCCGTCCAGGGGTCGTGCGGGTTGACCGTCACCTTGACGTCGATCGTCGGTACGGTGCGGCGGATCTCCTGGGCGATCCGCCCCTCCGGTGTGTCGGCGAGCAGGGCGAGCACCTCGGTACGGGCGAGGTCGAGCCAGTCGTTGCCGTCGGTGACGAGCCCTGCCGCCACGACCTCCTTGGCCATGCGGGCGCGTTCGGTGGCGGCGACCCGGGTGGCGGGGCCGGACCAGGCGGCGGGCAGCAGGTCACGGGGGAAGACGAACAGGGTACGCCGCATGGCGAGCTGTTTGACCAGGCTACGGTCGTCGTACAGGGCCCGGTCGACATCGACTGTCGTCATCGACTCTGTTCTTGCCCAGCACGAGAGGTAGACGGTGGCGGGCTCGGTGGCGTGCAGGACGGTCATCGCCCGGGTTACCGCCTCCGGTGACCCGACGCGGAACTGCGGGGCGAGCGCGTGCCGGGTCGCGAGCCGGGCGCGGCGCTCGGCGTCGTACACGTGGCGCGTCGGTGTCATGCGGCCGCGCCAGCGTAGCGGCGGGCGAGTCGGGCGAAGGCGTCCTTCAGCTCCCGGGGACGAATGACTTCGACGTCGGTGTCGAACCGGCCGAGTGAGGCGGCGAGAGCGGTCCATGACCAGGAGCCCTGGACGAGTTTGCAGCGGTCGGGGCTGATTTCTTCGACGATCCCGTCCCGGGTGTAGGTGGCAACGACCGTGGCGGGGAGGTCGAGGATGACTTCGCCGACGCACGGCCAGGCCGAGGAGTTCCCGTTACCACGGAACCTTCCGGCCACGAAGGTGGCCACGTCCGCGGTCGGCAGCTGCCGTGGGGTGAAGCGTGGGCCGGTGGGAATGCGGGGGTTGATGCGGTCGACCCGGTAAATGCGCCAGTCGTCGCGGTCGAGGTCCCAGGCGACGAGATACCACCGGCCGTACCAGTTGACGAGGTGGTGCGGCTCCACCCGGCGTGGCGGCGCTTGGGCGTCCGGCTCGGTGCCGGCTGGTGCGTAGTCGAAGCGCAGCACCTCGCGGGCGTGGACAGCCGTGCCGATCGCTGCCAGCACGGTGGTGTCGGCCGGGGAAGCAGGCCGCATGCGGGGTGCTTCGACGGCAGTGACCTGTAACAGGTCGATGAGGTGACGCAGTCGGCTGGGCATGACCTGCCGGACGGTGGCCAGCGCCCGCGCTGCGGCCTCCTGGATGTCGGTGCCCGAAACGGCGGTGAGCTGCAGGGCAACGGCGATGGCGACCGCCTGGTCGTCGTCGAACATCAGTGGTGGCATCTTGGTACCGGCATCGAGCCGGTATCCGCCGTCGGGTCCTTTGAACGTTTGAATCGGGTAACCGAGTTCGCGTAGGCGGTCGATGTCGCGTCGTACGGTGCGGGGGCTGACCTCCAGCCGTTCGGCCAGGAGGCCGCCCGGCCAGTCCCGGCGGGCCTGCAACAGGGAGAGCAACGACAGCAGCCGCGCCGAAGTTCTTGGCATGAATCCGATCCTGCCGAAAGTAGTGGCCAGTTGCTGACCTCTTCACCCGCGATTGTCTTCGTGGTCGGGGCAACCACTCCGACCTCAGGCCGGCGGGGCAGCGCCGTACCCGCCGGAACAGGACGACCCGCAAGGGTCGCAGCACAGCAAGGGGACACCGCAATGAGCGTCAACACCGTGGCTCACATCAACCTGCGCGGCAACGCGCGGCAGGCTCTGGAGTTCTACCAGTCCGTCTTCGGCGGCAACCTGGTCGCGGTCACCTACGCCGACGCCCACAACGTGCAGAACCCCGACGAGGCCGACCAGATCATGTGGGGTCAGGTCACCTCGCCGGAGGGGTTCTCGATCATGGCGTACGACGTGCCGGCGTCGCGGCCGTGGAGCCAGGGCGACCAGTCGTTCTTCGTCTCCGTCCGGGGTACGGACGCCGATGAGATCAGCGGCTACTGGAAGAAGCTCAGCGAGGGTTCGACCGTGCTGGTCGACCTCGGCCCGGCCGGCTGGGCACCGCTGTACGGCATGGTCACCGACCCGTTCGGCATCACCTGGGTCCTCGACGTGGCCGTCGGGAACCACGCGGCCTGACCGGTAGAAGGCGTCTCCGTCGAGCGCGGTGCGGGGATACGGCTGTGGTGGTGAGCTGTCCCGCCGACCGCCCATCGACCATCTTCCTCGGAGTCGGGTATTTTGCGACACTCGTGGCAGCTTCCACGCCGACTGTCTGAAGGGGAATCGTGCAACCCTCAACGCCGGATGATTCGCCCCCGACGCCGCAAACAGGTCCGACACCGCCGACTGATTCGTTCCCGCCGCCGCCCGCACCCCCGACATCGCAGACAGGTCCGCCGCCGCCGATCTCACCGCAAGGCCCGCGTGGTGGGGGCGTGAAGTGGTACTACTTCGTCATCGCCGGCGTCATCGCGCTGTGCCTGATCTGCTCCTGCGCCGGTGGCGTCGCCTACTTCGCGTTCCGCGACCGCCCGGGGGGAGGAGTCGGGCTGGATTTGCCCGGTACGGACCCGACCGCCGGCTGCGCCGAGGCGCTCCGGGGAGCACCGTCCGACAACTCCGGTGATGCCGGCGACCCGGCGAAACAGCGCAGGTGGGCAGCGCACTACCGCGAGGCTGCGGAGAAGGCCAACAACGCCGACATTCGATCGGCGATTCTCGAAGAGGCGGCGGCCTTCGACAAGTACGCGAACACCTTGGAAGAGGTCAACGCCAAGAAGAGCGCGGGAACCGACGACGTCGACGATGTCCTCGCCCTCACCCGGGGACTGCGGGAGCGGATTGCCGCTCACCGAAAGGTGATGCTGGCCTGCCAGGCAGCTGGATACAACTAGCGCCGACGGGCACAGCTCGCCTGCCGGGTCTGCGGCACCCGAGCGGTGTCATCTCGACGGGCGGCGATTCGTCCTATCGCCCACTACGTCGAGGGAGGCATGAAGCCCCTACGCGGGATCTGCTAGCCGCACCGTCCACGGCAGGAGCTTGTCGGGGTTGCGTACGGCCCAGATGCGCCTGATCCGGTCGCCGACGATCTCGAACGCGTACACCGAGGTGGTGACGCCGTTCTGCTGCGCGATCAGACCCGGCTGGCCGTTGACCGTGCGCTCCAGGATGGTCTGGTCGCGGAACCGCTCCCCGAGAAGGAGCAGCGAGCGC is a window of Micromonospora polyrhachis DNA encoding:
- a CDS encoding DNA/RNA non-specific endonuclease; amino-acid sequence: MHGFRSPAVAARPRAVGSIAAPARSHPLLAMQRMAGNRAVAGLLTSGPIVVQRSSRDDLLTALRTAVQAGQWQEVATRLNGFNTADIKRLAAGLSVGEAANTRAAVSTYLAGWPQEEAIIAALDAGRAEVARIGRIYHAYEEALRSGDWPTAVQQLHAMSDVDIAARLRKLPPDSLRALCGAAPELSERITRLANSMASQRGVEVPDGLGHLVVGGRDLGAVREFRAGGESTVEVTTPAARGEGASIGARQIAEGLLLVSQADVPLTPASEAAIRNLLGTAGSGAGAGGAGGTTALAGAEGSAVATGVAGTAPARIAVSLAVRVPVVGVAFLVGLLGPYAVGWAIVHAEEVDKALKEYGGTLPPGGGLAQPEVDTMSGSAPSSAPQGQREHQDGGDDCRDCKPGADPLYGPLDDLGRATGVRAILKGRTWSGQEPQDDPAGFVTGISGTAEGGQQARAHLLAKVLGGNGGARNLVTFGQAENVKMYEQLESRVEEHLTLFPEHCVEFVSTPQYPGRILSASLIHLFARDLCTGQVIVNEPAYNRSLH
- a CDS encoding VOC family protein: MSVNTVAHINLRGNARQALEFYQSVFGGNLVAVTYADAHNVQNPDEADQIMWGQVTSPEGFSIMAYDVPASRPWSQGDQSFFVSVRGTDADEISGYWKKLSEGSTVLVDLGPAGWAPLYGMVTDPFGITWVLDVAVGNHAA
- a CDS encoding helix-turn-helix transcriptional regulator, translating into MPRTSARLLSLLSLLQARRDWPGGLLAERLEVSPRTVRRDIDRLRELGYPIQTFKGPDGGYRLDAGTKMPPLMFDDDQAVAIAVALQLTAVSGTDIQEAAARALATVRQVMPSRLRHLIDLLQVTAVEAPRMRPASPADTTVLAAIGTAVHAREVLRFDYAPAGTEPDAQAPPRRVEPHHLVNWYGRWYLVAWDLDRDDWRIYRVDRINPRIPTGPRFTPRQLPTADVATFVAGRFRGNGNSSAWPCVGEVILDLPATVVATYTRDGIVEEISPDRCKLVQGSWSWTALAASLGRFDTDVEVIRPRELKDAFARLARRYAGAAA
- a CDS encoding winged helix DNA-binding domain-containing protein gives rise to the protein MTPTRHVYDAERRARLATRHALAPQFRVGSPEAVTRAMTVLHATEPATVYLSCWARTESMTTVDVDRALYDDRSLVKQLAMRRTLFVFPRDLLPAAWSGPATRVAATERARMAKEVVAAGLVTDGNDWLDLARTEVLALLADTPEGRIAQEIRRTVPTIDVKVTVNPHDPWTAASRVLTHLGLTADVVRGTNTAGWSTSRPRWTLMRHWLGDLPDPVTATEGYREIVRRWLYLFGPGTEDDLVWWLGTTKTIARKALADLAAVPVTLDSGQIGWLLPDDLDRVPDPGPWAALLPVLDPTVMGWQERGFFLGPHRDLLFERRGNAGTTAWVNGRAVGCWVQDDTGTVNVRLVEPIAAAEQRLLDTEAQRLTTWLARFRVPTIYTSPAMRP